One genomic region from Skermania piniformis encodes:
- a CDS encoding peptidoglycan D,D-transpeptidase FtsI family protein, which translates to MNTPLRRVAVAVMLMVVALLMNATYVQVIKADSLRSDPRNSRVLLDEYSRQRGQISADGQVLAVSVPTDDRYKYLRSYPASPQSPTSNLAYAPVTGFYSMQYGSTGLERAEDPVLNGSDNRMFGRRFFDLVSGRDPRGGNVVTTINPLMQQTAYDQLTAKGYTGSVVALEPSTGNILAMVSTPSYDPNLLSGHDGAQDTKAWEELNADPNKPMINRAVSQTYPPGSTFKVVVTAAALSAGKANPDTQLTAAPNVELPGTTTRLENYNGTPCGGGPTASLRDAFARSCNTAFVQLGIDTGASALQDQAAAFGIGPHPDGVPLPVADSTIGSIPDDAALGQTSIGQRDVALTPLDNAVVAATVANGGTRMEPHLVEQLQGPDLSNLSRTSPSAVAQPMSAQVAATLTDLMVGSENSTTGAGKIPGVQIASKTGTAEHGTDPRNTPPHAWYIAFAPAQNPKVAIAVIVENGGDRALAATGGSVAAPIGRAVIAAGLQAG; encoded by the coding sequence GTGAACACACCACTGCGCCGGGTCGCGGTCGCCGTCATGCTCATGGTGGTCGCGCTGCTGATGAACGCCACCTACGTCCAGGTGATCAAGGCGGACAGCCTGCGCTCCGACCCCCGGAACTCCCGCGTGCTGCTCGACGAATACTCGCGGCAACGCGGCCAGATCTCGGCGGACGGGCAGGTACTGGCGGTCTCGGTGCCGACCGACGACCGCTACAAGTATCTGCGGTCCTACCCCGCCAGCCCACAGTCGCCGACGAGCAATCTGGCCTATGCCCCGGTGACCGGCTTCTACTCGATGCAGTACGGCAGCACCGGCCTGGAACGCGCCGAGGACCCGGTGCTGAACGGGTCGGACAACCGGATGTTCGGCCGGCGCTTCTTCGACCTGGTGTCCGGCCGAGATCCACGCGGGGGTAACGTGGTCACCACGATCAATCCGCTGATGCAGCAGACGGCTTACGACCAGCTGACGGCCAAGGGGTACACCGGCTCGGTGGTCGCGCTGGAGCCAAGCACCGGCAACATTTTGGCTATGGTGTCCACCCCGAGCTACGATCCGAATCTTCTTTCGGGCCACGATGGTGCCCAGGACACCAAAGCCTGGGAGGAACTGAATGCGGACCCGAACAAACCGATGATCAACCGAGCGGTGTCGCAGACCTATCCGCCGGGATCGACGTTCAAGGTCGTCGTGACCGCTGCGGCGCTCTCGGCCGGTAAGGCCAATCCGGACACGCAGCTCACCGCCGCGCCGAACGTGGAGCTACCCGGCACCACCACCCGGCTGGAGAACTACAACGGAACGCCGTGCGGCGGCGGCCCGACCGCCTCCCTGCGCGATGCGTTCGCCCGATCCTGCAATACCGCGTTCGTCCAGCTCGGCATCGATACCGGTGCCTCGGCGCTGCAGGACCAGGCTGCCGCCTTCGGTATCGGCCCGCATCCCGACGGGGTGCCGCTCCCGGTCGCGGACAGCACGATCGGCTCGATCCCGGACGACGCCGCGCTCGGTCAAACCAGCATCGGGCAACGCGACGTCGCACTGACCCCGTTGGACAATGCGGTGGTCGCTGCCACGGTCGCCAACGGCGGCACCCGGATGGAACCCCATCTGGTCGAGCAGCTACAGGGGCCGGATCTGAGCAACCTGAGCCGGACCAGCCCGTCCGCGGTCGCCCAGCCGATGAGCGCGCAGGTTGCGGCAACCCTGACCGATCTGATGGTCGGTTCGGAGAACTCCACCACCGGAGCAGGCAAGATTCCCGGGGTGCAGATCGCATCCAAGACCGGTACCGCCGAGCACGGCACCGACCCGCGCAACACCCCGCCGCACGCCTGGTACATCGCGTTCGCACCGGCGCAGAATCCGAAGGTGGCGATCGCGGTCATCGTCGAGAACGGCGGCGACCGGGCGCTCGCCGCCACCGGTGGATCGGTCGCCGCGCCGATCGGTCGAGCGGTTATCGCCGCAGGATTGCAGGCCGGGTAG